The Pararhizobium sp. IMCC21322 sequence AGATGAGGATAACCCCATGAAGTTTTTTGTCGACACGGCAGATATCAAAGAGATTGCCGAGATGAATGATACCGGTCTGTTGGATGGGGTCACCACAAACCCGTCCCTGATCATGAAATCCGGTCGTGATATCATGGAAGTGACCAAGGAAATCTGCGATCTGGTCGAAGGGCCTGTATCGGCAGAGGTCACTGCAACAGAATATGCTGACATGATGAAGGAAGCAGCGGTTTTGGCAAAAATCGCAGATAATATCTGCATCAAGCTGCCATTGACCATGGACGGGCTGAAAGCCTGTAAGGCGCTGACGTCAGATGGTCACAAGACCAATGTTACCCTGTGTTTCTCAGCCAATCAGGCGCTTCTGGCCGCCAAGGCCGGAGCAACCTTCGTATCTCCTTTCATTGGTCGTTTGGATGATATGGCCGTTGATGGCATGGATCTGATTGCTGATATCCGCATCATCTATGACAATTATGATTTCAAGACCGAAATTCTGGCAGCGTCCATTCGGACCGTTGATCATGTCAAACAGGCCGCTCTTATTGGCGCTGATGTTGTCACGGCACCACCTGCAACGCTGAAAGCGCTGGTCAAACACCCACTGACCGATAAGGGCCTTGCTGCCTTTTTGGCCGATTGGGCAAAAACCGGTCAGTCCATTACCTGATTGTGCAAAAATCTTCAGGCGGCTGACCCGTCAGCCGCCTGTTACAACCGGTTGTAACAGGCGCCGGTAACACGACCCATTCCTACGGCGCTGAACGCGACCCAAGGATTGCACTGCCGACGCGCACATGTGTCGCGCCCAGCATGATCGCAGTGTCATAATCGCTGCTCATACCCATCGACAAATTGGCAAGGCCAGCTTCTTCGGCTAACTGACGCAGCAATGCAAAATGCGGTTCTGCGACCTGATCTGCAGGTGGAATACACATAAGCCCTTCCACCAACAGGCCGATCTCGTCCCGGCAGGTTTTGACGAAATCCGCCGCATCCACCACCGCAACCCCGGCCTTTTGGGGCTCATTCCCCGTATTCACCTGAATGTAATATCGTCGGCTCAGGCCAAGCTTTTCCTCAGCCTTTTTCAAGGCGCGTGCGATTTTGGGGCGATCCACCGTTTCAATGACGTCAAACAGGGCCACCGCGTCTTCCGCCTTGTTGGATTGCAAAGGCCCGATCAGATGCAATTCAATATCCGGGTAACGCTCCTTCAGCTGCGGCCATTTTCCCTGCGCTTCCTGCACCCGGTTTTCACCAAACAGGCGTTGACCCTCGGCAAGTAATGGCCCCAAGGCCTCCGCCGCGAAGGTTTTGGTCACAGTCACCAGATGCACGGCACCAGCATCGCGCTCATAGCGCAGCACCGCTTCGGCAATGTCGCCGCGCACAGCAGCAAGTCGGTCAATCGTATGGTTTGAATTTGGTGTTGGAGAGGGGGTCCACGCCATGAATCAGTCCTGTATCGTGATGAAAACTCTGTTCGATCTTTTATTGCAGTTGACCGGCGCTGTCATTTCTGGTGTTTGTCTCGCCGAGATTTCAAAGCAAATTCCAAAATTTTGAGCGCAGAAACATGGCCGCCGCGAAAGTGCAGACAGAACGTTACAATCCGCAGATCACCGAACCGAACTGGCAGAAAGTCTGGACGGAGCGGGATCTGTTCACGACTGACAATAATGATCCGCGCGAAAAATACTATGTGCTTGAGATGTTTCCCTATCCGTCAGGTCGAATTCACGTCGGCCATGTGCGCAATTATGCCATGGGTGACGTGGTTGCGCGGTTCAAACGCGCCAAGGGTTTCAATGTTCTGCATCCCATGGGGTGGGATGCGTTTGGCATGCCCGCCGAAAATGCTGCGATGAAGAACAAGGTCCATCCCAAAGGCTGGACCTATGACAATATCGCGGCCATGCGCAGCCAGCTTAAATCCATGGGCCTGTCGCTGGACTGGCAACGGGAATTCGCCACATGCGATGTGGCCTATTATCATCAGCAGCAAAAATTGTTCCTCGATTTCCTGAAGGAAGGCATTGCCTACCGCAAGAAATCAAAAGTGAACTGGGATCCGGTCGATCAAACCGTTTTGGCCAATGAGCAAGTCATTGACGGCAAGGGCTGGCGCTCTGGCGCTGATGTGGAACAGCGCGAGCTGACACAGTGGTTCTTCAAGATCTCTGACTATTCAGATGATCTTCTGAACGGTCTTGACGGTCTTGACCGCTGGCCGGACAAAGTTCGCCTGATGCAGAAAAACTGGATCGGCAAATCAGAAGGCATGAGTGTTCGCTTTGCGTTTGAAGACACTGATCATGATCCGCTGGAAGTCTTTACGACCCGGCAGGACACTTTGTTTGGTGCCAGCTTCATGGCTTTATCACCAGACCATCCGCTGACACAGAAACTGGCTGCCGATAATGTCGGACTGGCAGCGTTTGTTGCCGAATGCCGCAAACACGGCACCAGCGTCGTGGCAGTTGAGACAGCGGAAAAACAGGGTTTTGATACCGGCCTGCGCGTCAAACATCCGCTGCAGGACCGCACGCTTCCCGTCTATGTCGCCAATTTTGTTCTGATGGATTACGGCACGGGTGCCATTTTCGGCTGTCCGGCACATGATCAGCGCGATCTGGATTTTGCCAACAAATATGAATTGTCGGTAACCCCTGTTGTGCTGCCAACTGATGCTGATGCGGCAGACTTTTCAATCGCAACCGAAGCCTATACCGGCCCCGGCAAAATCTTCAATTCCGATTTCCTTGATGGGATGACGATTGAGGATGCAAAGCAAACAATTGCCGAACGGCTGGAAACCACGCAATTGGATGGCGCACCGCAAGGTATGCGGCAGATCAATTACCGACTGCGCGACTGGGGCATTTCACGTCAACGCTATTGGGGTTGCCCGATCCCCATCATCCATTGCGATGATTGCGGCCCGCTGCCAGTGCCCGAAGAGCAATTGCCGGTGGAACTGCCCGACGATATTGACTTTGACACACCCGGCAATCCACTCGACCGCCACACCACCTGGAAACAGGTAACCTGCCCGAATTGCGGCAAGGCGGCCACGCGCGAAACCGATACGATGGATACATTCGTAGATTCATCGTGGTATTTCGCCCGCTTCACCGCGCCGACCAGTGAAAATCCAACCGATCCAAAAGCGGCTGATTCCTGGTTGCCGGTCAATCAGTATATTGGCGGTGTGGAACATGCGATCCTGCATCTGCTCTATTCGCGCTTCTTTGCACGCGCCATGTCGCAATGCGGTCATATGTCCATCGACGAGCCTTTTGAAGGCCTCTTTACCCAGGGCATGGTCGTCCATGAAGCCTATCATGACGGTCAGGAGCGCATCTGGTACGCACCGGCCGAATTGCGTTTTGAGGGCGAAGGCACGGACCGCAAGGCTTTCCTGATTGAGGGCGGTCAGGAAGTGACCATCGGCAAAATTGAAAAAATGTCGAAGTCTAAGCGCAACACAATTGACCCTGATGACATCATCAAAACCTATGGCGCTGATACAGCCCGCTGGTTTGTGCTGTCCGATTCCCCGCCCGAGCGCGATGTCATCTGGACAGATGCTGGCGTGGAAGGTGCCCACCGGTTTGTTCAACGGGTCTGGCGTCTGGTGCAGGAAGTAGCCCCGCTTGAAGACACCGGTTCACCTCATGATCATGCCCTGACGACAGCTGCCCATAAGGCGCTGCATTCCATCGAGGCTGACATTGAGGGCCTGCGGTTCAACCGTGCCGTCGCGCAGATTTACGAATTGACCAATGCTGTCTCCGCCCAGTTGGCAAAAAACGACAATGCTGCCAACGGCGCTGTGCGCAATG is a genomic window containing:
- the fsa gene encoding fructose-6-phosphate aldolase; the encoded protein is MKFFVDTADIKEIAEMNDTGLLDGVTTNPSLIMKSGRDIMEVTKEICDLVEGPVSAEVTATEYADMMKEAAVLAKIADNICIKLPLTMDGLKACKALTSDGHKTNVTLCFSANQALLAAKAGATFVSPFIGRLDDMAVDGMDLIADIRIIYDNYDFKTEILAASIRTVDHVKQAALIGADVVTAPPATLKALVKHPLTDKGLAAFLADWAKTGQSIT
- a CDS encoding YggS family pyridoxal phosphate-dependent enzyme; translation: MAWTPSPTPNSNHTIDRLAAVRGDIAEAVLRYERDAGAVHLVTVTKTFAAEALGPLLAEGQRLFGENRVQEAQGKWPQLKERYPDIELHLIGPLQSNKAEDAVALFDVIETVDRPKIARALKKAEEKLGLSRRYYIQVNTGNEPQKAGVAVVDAADFVKTCRDEIGLLVEGLMCIPPADQVAEPHFALLRQLAEEAGLANLSMGMSSDYDTAIMLGATHVRVGSAILGSRSAP
- the leuS gene encoding leucine--tRNA ligase; this encodes MQTERYNPQITEPNWQKVWTERDLFTTDNNDPREKYYVLEMFPYPSGRIHVGHVRNYAMGDVVARFKRAKGFNVLHPMGWDAFGMPAENAAMKNKVHPKGWTYDNIAAMRSQLKSMGLSLDWQREFATCDVAYYHQQQKLFLDFLKEGIAYRKKSKVNWDPVDQTVLANEQVIDGKGWRSGADVEQRELTQWFFKISDYSDDLLNGLDGLDRWPDKVRLMQKNWIGKSEGMSVRFAFEDTDHDPLEVFTTRQDTLFGASFMALSPDHPLTQKLAADNVGLAAFVAECRKHGTSVVAVETAEKQGFDTGLRVKHPLQDRTLPVYVANFVLMDYGTGAIFGCPAHDQRDLDFANKYELSVTPVVLPTDADAADFSIATEAYTGPGKIFNSDFLDGMTIEDAKQTIAERLETTQLDGAPQGMRQINYRLRDWGISRQRYWGCPIPIIHCDDCGPLPVPEEQLPVELPDDIDFDTPGNPLDRHTTWKQVTCPNCGKAATRETDTMDTFVDSSWYFARFTAPTSENPTDPKAADSWLPVNQYIGGVEHAILHLLYSRFFARAMSQCGHMSIDEPFEGLFTQGMVVHEAYHDGQERIWYAPAELRFEGEGTDRKAFLIEGGQEVTIGKIEKMSKSKRNTIDPDDIIKTYGADTARWFVLSDSPPERDVIWTDAGVEGAHRFVQRVWRLVQEVAPLEDTGSPHDHALTTAAHKALHSIEADIEGLRFNRAVAQIYELTNAVSAQLAKNDNAANGAVRNAFEMLLHALAPMMPHLAEECWMHLGHSDLIASRPWPKVDEALLSEDTIILPIQINGKRRAEISVSKEASKQEVEEAVLAMPAVQKALDGASPKKLIVVPGRIVNVVV